A stretch of the Corylus avellana chromosome ca6, CavTom2PMs-1.0 genome encodes the following:
- the LOC132185208 gene encoding metacaspase-4-like, whose protein sequence is MAKKAVLIGCNYPGTKAELKGCINDVKKAYQCLVDRYGFSEDDITVLIDTDDSYTQPTGKNIRRALVDLLRSAEPGDFLFVHYSGHGTRLPAETGEDDDTGYDECIVPADMNLITDDDFREFVDRVPEGCRITIVSDSCHSGGLIDESKEQIGESTKREEDSSGSSGFGFKSFLKQTVGDALESRGIQIPHHRRHRGEDDEDANRDVE, encoded by the exons ATGGCAAAGAAGGCGGTGCTGATAGGATGCAACTACCCAGGAACGAAGGCGGAGCTCAAGGGTTGCATTAACGATGTCAAGAAGGCTTACCAGTGCCTCGTAGACCGTTACGGATTCTCCGAAGACGACATCACGGTGCTGATCGACACCGATGATTCTTACACCCAGCCCACGGGCAAGAACATCCGCAGGGCTCTTGTGGATCTGCTGCGATCCGCTGAGCCGGGGGACTTTCTCTTTGTGCACTACAGCGGCCACGGCACTCGTCTCCCCGCCGAGACCGGTGAAGATGATGACACTGGATATGATGAGTGCATTGTTCCCGCTGATATGAATCTCATCACTG ATGATGATTTCAGGGAGTTTGTCGACCGTGTCCCAGAAGGTTGCCGGATCACCATTGTATCCGATTCGTGTCACAGCGGCGGCCTCATTGATGAGAGCAAGGAGCAGATTGGGGAGAGTACAAAGCGTGAAGAAGACAGCTCAGGCTCCTCCGGCTTTGGATTTAAAAGCTTTTTGAAACAGACGGTGGGAGATGCTTTGGAGTCTCGTGGAATTCAAATCCCACATCACCGTCGTCACCGGGGAGAAGATGATGAGGATGCTAACAGAGATGTTGAA